From the Gemmatimonadota bacterium genome, the window GGCTTCCAAGAAACTTAAGGTACGATTTTACGTTAGACAATAATCAGCAATTCCCTCAATGGTGTGTTTCAAGCCAATTGATCATGTTGTTTCCGCATATCGTACCTGTACTAACGGAATGTGTAAACGATTGAAAGTTAGATAGTTTTGTATATGAGGTTACGGACGGCTTTCGGCTTTCAACCCCTCTACCAACATCTCGATCGTATGGCTGATGGCCGTCTCCGACTGCAGAGTCTCTACCGGAACCGACACGTGTAATCCCGCCTCGATTCGGTTCCTCAATTCCACAGCCATGAGGGAATCCACCCCCAGGCTGCGCCAGGTCTGTTCTCGCTCCACGCTCCTGCGGTCCACTTCTACGATTCGACTGATTGCATCGGTCACGAATTCTTCGATGTAGGCACGAGTTTTATCAGCGGACAGAGCGCTTAAGTCGCCTTTAGAAAGGGGTGCAATCGATCGAGGGGTCTGCCCAGTGCGATCATCCGAAGGCAGGAACCGGGCCAGAATGGAATCTCCCTCAGGTCCCCTAGTTGGAACCACACCGATTCTGTGGACATCACGACGCAAAATCCGGTCTAGCAACGCGCCAGCCTCATCGCGCGGGATCTGTCGCAGTCCCTGCCGCCTGAGCCGGTCGGCGGCGCGTTCGTCGACCGTCATGCCCGTATCTTCCCACGGGCCCCAGTTGATCGTCGTAACCGGCAGGCGCTCCTGACGCCTGAGGTCCGCCAGGCCGTCCAGATAGGCGTTTGCGGCGGCGTAGGACGCCTGCCCCGCGGTGCCCACCAGAGATGCTGCCGAGGAAAAAAGGACGAAGAAGTCCAGTTCGAGATCCTTGGTCAATTCGTGCAGCAGCCAGGCACCTGTCGTCTTGGGCTCGAGTACCCGGCGGAACCGCTCCTCTGATTGGGTCAGCAAAATGCCGTCGTCCAGCACACCGGCCGCATGGAAAACGCCCCTGACCGGTCCGCTCCCGCCTTCCAGAACCGACATGAGGCGCTCCATCGCCTCTCGATCGGTCACGTCGGCCTGAACATACTTCACTTTGCCGGCGGGATCGGCTTCTGGTGCCGCTTCCTCGATTGGCCTTCGACCCGTTACCACCACCAGGCCGGCTCCCCGGTCGAGTAGCCAGCCGGTCAGGAAACGTCCGACTCCGCCCGTGCCGCCCGTGACGAGGTAGGTCCCGCCCTGGCGTATGACCGGGTCGTTATCGGTCAGGTTCACCGGAATTGGCGCTCCGTCATCCACGAGTACCAGCTTGCCCGTGTGCCGGGCCTGTGACATGAGCCGGAAGGCGTCCCGCGCCCGTTCCATCGGGAAGGTCTGATACGGCAGGGGACGCACTCTTCCATCCGAGGCCATTTCGATGATCGTTCGCAGCAGGGCACCCGCGTGATCGGGCCGTTCCTCGATGAACTGCGCGAGATCGATGGGATGGTAGGACCGGTTGTGGTCGAACTGGTTGAGGTCGATAGATCCGTGGTTCAGCGCATCGGTTTTGCCTATCTCGATGAAACGCCCGTGGGGAGCCAGCACGGAAAGGGAAGCCCGCATGGCCGGCCCGGTGAGCGTATTTAGCACGATATCCATGCCCTTCCCGTCCGTCCTGTCCATGATCTCTTCGGCGAAATCCAGCGATCGGGAATCCATTACATGGGAAATGCCCAACTCCTTCAAAAAGGCACGTTTTTCCGGGGATCCGGCCGTAGCGAACACCTCGGCTTCCGCCTGACGGGCGATCTGAAGGGCGGCCAGTCCCACCCCGCCGGTGGCGTTGTGTACGAGAACGCGGTCACCGGCGGATATCCCGCCGCGTACCACCAGACCCAGGTATGCCGTCAGAAAGGCTACGGGCAGCGTGGCTGCCTCCTCAATGCTCAGGCGATCCGGTTTTCGCGCGACCAGACTGGCTTTCGCGGTCACATGTCCAGCCATGGTCGCAGGCATCATCCCCATGACCACGTCGCCGACTTCCACGGAGTCTGCCCGGTCGCCGCATGCGACCACTTCACCAACACATTCCCATCCGAACGTCGGTGGCTGCCGTGATGGTACCTTTAGCATGCCGAGGGCGGTCAGCACGTCCCGGAAATTCAATGCGGTGGCCTGCAGGCGAATGACCACCTCGTCCGGTCCGGGGCAGGATTCCGGTTTCGTTTCGAAATGGAGATCGTCGATTGAGCCGGATGTGGACTGTGATAGTACGTAACTTGTTTTTGAACAAGAGGTTACGGGTACGGTTTTTGCTTCGCTCCACCCCGGATCGAAGGGAACGAGACGGCGGGTGAAAACATCAAACCCCCGCAGTGCTATTTCACCGGACAACATGTCCGTGCCCACGATCTCCGCGAGATGCTCCACATCGATCCCACCAGTCTCGCCGGCCCCGGACGGAAGGTCGATCAGTTTGCAGCTCAACTCGGGGTGTTCGCGCATGGCGACCCGACCGCAGCCCCAGATCGCCGCGTGTTCCGGCGATGCTCCGTCACCTTCTATCACGGACTGCGCGCCCGCCGTGATCAGCCGCAGGCGGCATGAGAGATCCGGGTTGTCCAGCACCGTACGGACCAGTTTAAAGGATTCCAGGACGGGATCGGTATGCCGGCCGGACTGCCGATTTTTGCTTTCCGTCCAGATACCTGCCAGACCAATGTAGCTTCCGGTTTCGCATTCCACCGATCCCAGCTTATCGGCAAGTGTGGCGATCGAGTTTACCTGACAATCGCCAGACGTACCAATGAATTTACTCTTCACGCCGGGGCGTGACAGGGCGTCGGCCAGTTTGCTTCCGAGTCCATGGTCGTCCGAGAGTACGAACCAGTGGGCGATGTGATCGGTCGGCGGGTGTGCCTCGTGATCGGTCGGCGGGTGCTCCGCCCAGCGGTTGTCGGCCACCCACTCCTCGCGGTACAGTCCGTGCGGGTTGTTGCCGACGTTGCGACGGCTTCCCGAACCGCTTGCCCGGGACAGATCTACTCCTTCCAGGATCACCGCGGGCCGGCCGTTTTCATCTACGAGGTACACGTCGGCCAGCAGGCCGCCTTCTGTCGACGTCTCTCGCAGTCTCGCGTAGGCAACCAGGACTTCATCCTGTTCTGGAAGTCTCTGCAGCACAAGGGTTTTCACGCTGACTGGCAGATGTGGGCCGTCATTCGGCACGAGCATCAACAGGGCCTGCAGACCGGCATCCAGGACACCGGGATGCAGGCGGTAGGGCCCGTGCCCTTCATCCCGGGACGTCAGAAAGGCCAGTGCTTCCCGATCGGAGTACACGACATCGTCGACTTGGCGGAAGGCGGTGCCGTACGCAAACCCCAATTCGGCGGCACGTTCGTAGAATCGGCGGCGCGTGATCCGGCGGTCGCAACGGGATCTGACCGCACCCAGGTCGATGTTCTCGGCTAGAACATCCGCCCGGGACCTTTCGGTTCGCATGTTCGCCAGCCAACTCGAAGCCGGCTCTTTTGATTCCGGTTTGGAGGACAGGGTATACCGGTTCTGCCCACGCACTACCTGGACGAGGTGCGCACCGGTTTCGGGCAACAACAGAGGATGCAGGAGTTCCAGATCGGTGAAAGCGGCGGGAACATCCGCCTCGTCGAGCGTCTCGAAGAGCATTTCGATCTGCCCCGCAAGCGGCATGATCGACCGGTCCAGCACCGTGTGGTCCGTCAGGATCGAATGAGATTCCAGGCTGATCGCCCGTTCCCATACCCGCAAATCGGGATCCACGGAAGATTCGACACCGGGTCCAATCAACGGGTGCGGGTATTGGCTGCCTGGTTGTTGGCCCATTCCGTCCAGCCAGTACCGTTCTTTCTGCCAGGGGTATGGCGGCAACTGTATGAACGTGCGAGGTGGATCCGCCAGATGCTCGCAGTTGATATCGTGTCCGTGTACATAGCATTTAGCCACGGATTCGAGCAGGACGTCCCACGCTCCGTGATCACGCCGCAGCGTGGCGAGCGCGTGGCCCGGCCGGTTGCGTTGAGCCAGGTTCTCGTAAATGGCGGTGGAAAGCACCGGATGAGGGCCGATCTGAATGTAAAGCACCTCCCCGTCACCTGGAATCTCTTCGAATATCCGGTCGAACAGGACGGGACTCCGGATGTTCCGCCACCAGTGGTCCGCGTCGAGTTCCATTCCGTCTGCCCGCGCACCCGTGACCGTCGACAACAGGGGTACGCGGGTTCTCGAGGGGGACAAACCATTCAGGGATGCCAGGAAATCGTCGTGAATCCCGTCCATTTGCCCGCTGTGATAGGCGATCTCAGTGTGTAGCTTCTGACAGAAGAGCCGTCGATCTTCGA encodes:
- a CDS encoding SDR family NAD(P)-dependent oxidoreductase, with protein sequence MSVEPVAITGIACRFPGGISTPQSFWEFVLNGGDAIRAVPDERKALWGYWPGGGDYPACGGFVDEIDRFDAGFFNISPREARHIDPQQRILLELAWEALEDARVPPARLEGRTVGVYVGIFLDEYWDLQRYAAPSSVGMHTNTGGTLSIAANRISYFLDLQGPSIAVDTACSSSLTALHLACRDIQEGTCTAALAGGANLLLTPQTTRGFQQAQMLSPDGRCRAFARGADGYGRSDGAGLVVLKPLATAMEDGDAIYAVIHGSAINQDGRSRGLTVPGQNAQETVIEAAARAGGVSAAQLAFVETHGTGTPTGDPIEALAIGRATGSTGCLIGSVKTNIGHTEAAAGVAGVIKTALSLKHGILPPSLHFDRPNPDIPFEELGLRVVTEPENLSGPSYAGVNSFGFGGANAHVVLGSPPVMERPEESLKTQPARELQTTETDDSRRQPVLKAPRLLVLSAHSTAALKEKASDTAFLLRNHPDTPPGDLAATLALHRSHLDHRLTLVFEESGEAVRNLEEFCGGGIPDRFETGRTGAHATSAVFVFTGMGPQWYGMGEALYDAASPFRDAMDEFDHLFAAISGRSLLEMMRTGTNGERMADVAVAQPANMALQWALAALWRSLGVEPRFVVGHSVGEIAGACVTGAISLEEGVRIIYQRSRLQKEIQGRGEMLAVGVSPEEANELIEPYGDSVSIAAVNSPVSVTISGEVADIDRLQAAIEDRRLFCQKLHTEIAYHSGQMDGIHDDFLASLNGLSPSRTRVPLLSTVTGARADGMELDADHWWRNIRSPVLFDRIFEEIPGDGEVLYIQIGPHPVLSTAIYENLAQRNRPGHALATLRRDHGAWDVLLESVAKCYVHGHDINCEHLADPPRTFIQLPPYPWQKERYWLDGMGQQPGSQYPHPLIGPGVESSVDPDLRVWERAISLESHSILTDHTVLDRSIMPLAGQIEMLFETLDEADVPAAFTDLELLHPLLLPETGAHLVQVVRGQNRYTLSSKPESKEPASSWLANMRTERSRADVLAENIDLGAVRSRCDRRITRRRFYERAAELGFAYGTAFRQVDDVVYSDREALAFLTSRDEGHGPYRLHPGVLDAGLQALLMLVPNDGPHLPVSVKTLVLQRLPEQDEVLVAYARLRETSTEGGLLADVYLVDENGRPAVILEGVDLSRASGSGSRRNVGNNPHGLYREEWVADNRWAEHPPTDHEAHPPTDHIAHWFVLSDDHGLGSKLADALSRPGVKSKFIGTSGDCQVNSIATLADKLGSVECETGSYIGLAGIWTESKNRQSGRHTDPVLESFKLVRTVLDNPDLSCRLRLITAGAQSVIEGDGASPEHAAIWGCGRVAMREHPELSCKLIDLPSGAGETGGIDVEHLAEIVGTDMLSGEIALRGFDVFTRRLVPFDPGWSEAKTVPVTSCSKTSYVLSQSTSGSIDDLHFETKPESCPGPDEVVIRLQATALNFRDVLTALGMLKVPSRQPPTFGWECVGEVVACGDRADSVEVGDVVMGMMPATMAGHVTAKASLVARKPDRLSIEEAATLPVAFLTAYLGLVVRGGISAGDRVLVHNATGGVGLAALQIARQAEAEVFATAGSPEKRAFLKELGISHVMDSRSLDFAEEIMDRTDGKGMDIVLNTLTGPAMRASLSVLAPHGRFIEIGKTDALNHGSIDLNQFDHNRSYHPIDLAQFIEERPDHAGALLRTIIEMASDGRVRPLPYQTFPMERARDAFRLMSQARHTGKLVLVDDGAPIPVNLTDNDPVIRQGGTYLVTGGTGGVGRFLTGWLLDRGAGLVVVTGRRPIEEAAPEADPAGKVKYVQADVTDREAMERLMSVLEGGSGPVRGVFHAAGVLDDGILLTQSEERFRRVLEPKTTGAWLLHELTKDLELDFFVLFSSAASLVGTAGQASYAAANAYLDGLADLRRQERLPVTTINWGPWEDTGMTVDERAADRLRRQGLRQIPRDEAGALLDRILRRDVHRIGVVPTRGPEGDSILARFLPSDDRTGQTPRSIAPLSKGDLSALSADKTRAYIEEFVTDAISRIVEVDRRSVEREQTWRSLGVDSLMAVELRNRIEAGLHVSVPVETLQSETAISHTIEMLVEGLKAESRP